One Glycine soja cultivar W05 chromosome 7, ASM419377v2, whole genome shotgun sequence genomic window, ATTCGGCATTAAATACCtaagcaaaactataattttgattaacatAAAGGACTATATATACCTCATGCTTTTGCATAGAACACTTTCTTCTGATTATTAACATTGTTTTAGGAAAACTTGAAGATGGACATGAGATTACAATTCAGCGCTTTAACAGAGACCAGCACTACATATTGCAACAGTTTATCAATGAAACTATTATCCTAAATTACTTACCTCATAAAAATAGTGTCAGTTTACAGGTGTGCTTCTCATCACGAGGAATCTCTGCAACTGACTGAATGCCTATCCAATGGAAATCTTGCTGCTCATCTTCGTAGTGAAATGGACGAAAATATTACACTACCTTGGCTTAAACGATTGGATATGGCTATTGATATTGCAAATCCTTTGGACCATCTTAACAATTATGGCATCATCCACCGCAATGTGAAGTCCAGCAATTTTCTCCTAGATGTGAACTGTTGTGCTAAAGTTGGTAACCTTCATTTATTGCAGAAACTTCCGGATGGAGTTCCTGTGGATGCCACCCATGTTACTAGTGATAGAGCAGGGTCAAGTGGTTATATGGACCCAGAGTATTTGACAAAGGGCCAGCTTAGCGTAAAAAATGATGTTTATAGCTTTGGGGTGGTGTTGTGTGAGCTTCTATCATCAAAGCTAGCGAAAGACTGGGTTCTGAATGAAGTGGATAATCTTGTTTCCATTTTAAGcagaaaaattgaaaaccaaGCTTTGGTGGAGCTGTTAGATCCAAGACTTGGCTTCGAATCAAACCTTAAGATCAAACAGGTTATGACTGTTACAGCTAAACTTGCCCTTAAGCGCATGAAATTAATGTCCACAAGAATTAAGGTCAGGTGGGTTTTTTGGGCTTCCtgttggttaattttgaaaatcgagataatcctggataaatctgaagtcgtgtataaacactttcagattgaatcaaatttcggggttcaaccaaaattgttcaatcggataaaatcagaagattataattcaagagttttgttttgatcttgtgagtttttcacatgttatgctttctgaaccagaatgattatttataatcaaagaacaggtggtttttggcggttgatggaagttatttattttttaaaaaattgtcgttaatggaagttttagtaacttccatgtaacttccaaccgttgatggaagttagtaacttccatgtaacttccaaccttttgcctaaaccgaacatctcgttattacattaaaacaagcgtgcactcttattttaacataataaagagatcaattacactaaaatgtccaacaaacctcccccattttagtgtaattaccgatcaaatcaccaaagtcataacataccacaaactactgcatagatgaaatatcgtgacgattgaatttcatcttagcaaattacacgtttcaaatattcgaatatcagggtgtcactaaggattgaaccctttctattcataatgaatacatgaagataatctgcacaatagtttataacattactcttgctcgacactagttttactagcctgtgtccctatccttcataagcatatcaaagccaagtcccagcttcttgaagcggctaaatttcatgcttatataggtagtccttttctttcttgcacctgcaaatgcaatttttcaaaaggaccattaagaagttatacttcaacctccttaacttacagaaccgaacacattccttttgggatactttcgatgatgtgttccaatctctacatgttaagctttccacattgaattcagcacctaatgtcatattagatgggaattgggtatcttaacataagagatttcagatggactttaatcctaatcccacagccgaccttttcacgagatctctacttaaccctttggttaaatgatcggccaaattatgctgagttctcacaaactccactgatatcacaccatgcatgattaactcccgaaccatgttgtgtctaacacccaagtgtctagacttcccattatacacttgactatATGCCTTAGCCAAAGTTGCCTGACTATCACACCTGATAGACATGGGAGGTATAGGTTTGGGCCACAATGGAATCTCATAGATCAGATTTCTTAGCCACTCAGCTTCTTTACCAGCTGCTGCTAaagctacaaattcagattccattgttgaatttgtaatgcaggtctGTTTCTTGGATGCCCAAGAGATAGCACCTCCTCCTAGGAGGAATACCCAACCACTTGTGGATGAATAATCCTCCATATTGGTTATCCAACTTGCATCAGAGTAACCTTCAATAACCGAAGGAAATCCAGTATATGTCAAACCATAGTCAATGGTTCCCTTTAAGTACTTGAATACTCTATTCATAGCTTGCCAATGATGAGAACTAGGATTACTTGTAAACCTACTGAGTTTAGCAACAGCATAAGCTATATCAGGCCTAGTACTAATCATTGCATACATGAGTGATCCTATCGCCCTTGAGTATTCAAGTTGAGACACTGCTACACCTTTATTAGGTAATAGCTTCAGGTTAGGATCAATGGGAGTACTTACCGGAgaacaatctttaaaattaaatttctccaatatcttctcaatataatgtgattgagagatggaaataccattgtttccacgtttgatctttattcctaagatcacatccgcctcccccatatttttcatatcaaacttagaagacaaaaatgccttagtttcatcaacttgatcttggtcggtaccaaagatcaacatgtcgtctacatacagacaaatgataactccttttccatgagtatcaaacttgctgtatagacatttatctgcttggtttataacaaaaccactagacaacacaacctcatcaaatttttgatgccattgcttaggcgcttgtttcaagccataaagagatttcatcagtttacacaccttattttcatttcctggcataacaaacccttcaggttgtttcatgtatatctcttcatccaattcaccatttaagaatgcagttttcacatccatttggtgaatcatcagattgtggatagcagcaagtgctaacaacagtctaatagtggatatcctagcaacaggagcatatgtatcgaaaaaatcaataccctccttttgcctaaagccttggataaccaatctggctttgtacttgtcaacagtaccatccactttcatctttctcctaaagatcatcttacatcctaatggcttacatccaggaggtaagtcaaccaatttccatgtattattttgcatgatggaatccatctcaCTTTGGATTGTTTCTTTCCAGAATACAGCATCCCTTGAAGCCATTGCTTCACTAAAAGTCTTTGGGTCTTCCTCAACATTAaggcaatattgatattgaaattcaatatcattccttgacccttcaaccaaatagagttgaaagtcatcaccaaatgacttagcttttcttactctcgtactctttctagtttcagtactagttaaaggtatatcctcaatattaactgagactttcgacatggaattcatgtcctttggcctaggtatagatgtaaacctttgttcatcaaagatagcatcccgtgactctataaccgagttcacagcaacagaatcattagattctagcacatagaatctatatactttagaatgttcagcatatccaataaatatgcaatctatacctctttcacctatggttttccttttaggttctgtaagcctgactacagccctacatccccaaattttgagataactcaaatttggtgtctttttgtgccaaagttcatatggggtaaccttattccttttgttaggaattcggttcaacaagtaacaggctgtcaacatagcctcaccccaaaatccttcacttaaacccgaataggataacatggaattcaccatttctttcaaggttctattcttcctttcggctacaccattctgttgtggtgtatagggagctgtagtttgatgtattattccagtagattgaaaataaaccggatcataatactcacctcccctatccgtacgaagagttttgattagcccattttgatgaagttctacctctttcttataaattttaaatttatcaagagcttcatcttttgtatttaataaatatacataacaataccttgatgcatcttttgttggttaattttgaaaatcgagataatcctggataaatctgaagtcgtgtataaacactttcagattgaatcaaatttcggggttcaaccaaaattgttcaatcggataaaatcagaagattataattcaagagttttgttttgatcttgtgagtttttcacatgttatgctttctgaaccagaatgattatttataatcaaagaacaggtggtttttggcggttgatggaagtta contains:
- the LOC114419896 gene encoding LEAF RUST 10 DISEASE-RESISTANCE LOCUS RECEPTOR-LIKE PROTEIN KINASE-like 1.4, which translates into the protein MDENITLPWLKRLDMAIDIANPLDHLNNYGIIHRNVKSSNFLLDVNCCAKVGNLHLLQKLPDGVPVDATHVTSDRAGSSGYMDPEYLTKGQLSVKNDVYSFGVVLCELLSSKLAKDWVLNEVDNLVSILSRKIENQALVELLDPRLGFESNLKIKQVMTVTAKLALKRMKLMSTRIKVCFLDAQEIAPPPRRNTQPLVDE